One genomic segment of Brassica napus cultivar Da-Ae chromosome A3, Da-Ae, whole genome shotgun sequence includes these proteins:
- the LOC106386754 gene encoding uncharacterized protein LOC106386754, with amino-acid sequence MSSSSSNFVVESYDVDSEEGVKLHTRIFKPRDEQLSHEENLVVVLVHPFSLLGGCQALLKGIASELACKGFKAVTLDTRGAGKSTGRATLTGFAEVKDVIAVCRWVSQNLGAHRILLVGSSAGAPIAGSAVEQVEQVVGYVSLGYPFGLMASVLFGRHHKAILSSPKPKLFVMGTQDGFTSVSQLKKKLKSAAGRTETHLLEGVSHFQMEGHEYDSQMADVICNFISSL; translated from the exons ATGTCGTCGTCATCTTCAAACTTTGTAGTGGAATCGTATGACGTTGATTCCGAGGAAGGGGTGAAGCTCCACACGAGAATCTTCAAACCCAGAGATGAGCAACTCAGCCACGAGGAGAATCTGGTTGTAGTTTTGGTCCACCCTTTCTCGCTCTTGGGTGGTTGTCAGGCTCTGCTCAAAGGCATAGCTTCTGAGCTGGCCTGTAAAGGTTTCAAGGCCGTTACTTTGGATACAAGAGGTGCTGGAAAATCAACGGGAAGGGCTACTCTTACTGGCTTCGCTGAGGTTAAGGATGTGATTGCTGTTTGTCGGTGGGTTTCTCAGAATCTCGGTGCTCATAGGATCCTCCTCGTGGGTTCTTCTGCCG GTGCACCAATCGCAGGATCAGCGGTGGAGCAAGTAGAGCAAGTTGTTGGATATGTGAGTTTAGGATACCCGTTTGGGCTAATGGCCTCGGTTCTATTTGGGAGGCACCACAAGGCCATTCTCTCatcccctaaacccaaactcttcGTTATGGGAACACAAGACGGTTTCACCAGCGTTAGCCAGCTCAAGAAGAAGCTGAAATCTGCAGCGGGACGCACCGAAACACACCTCCTTGAAGGCGTTAGCCATTTCCAGATGGAAGGACATGAATATGATTCTCAGATGGCGGATGTCATATGCAACTTTATTTCATCCTTGTAA
- the LOC106434371 gene encoding subtilisin-like protease SBT6.1 isoform X2, with the protein MTTWGMEHLLRVLLLVKIQNVLVLPQTRRSMPSECSQITSLLQVSYTSWFLDAFNYAIATDMDVLNLSIGGPDYLDLPFVEKVWEITASNIIMVSAIGNDGPLYGTLNNPADQSDVIGVGGIDYDDHIASFSSRGMSTWEIPHGYGRVKPDVVAYGREIMGSKISTGCKSLSGTSVASPVVAGIVCLLVSVIPEASRKDLLNPASMKQALVEGAAKLSGPNMYEQGAGRVDLLESYEILKSYHPRASIFPSILDYNDCPYSWPFCRQPLYAGAMPVIFNTTILNGMGVIGYIEGAPTWHAANEEGNLLSIHFKYPDVIWPWTGYLAIHMQIKEEGAQFTGEIEGNVTVKVYSPPAPGETGPRRSTCTLQLKLKVIPTPPRAKRILWDQFHSIKYPPGYIPRDSLDVRNDILDWHGDHLHTNYHIMFNMLRDAGYYIETLGSPLTCFDAQQYGTLLMVDLEDEYFPEEIEKLRYDVINTGLGLIVFAEWYNVDTMVKMRFFDDNTRSWWTPVTGGANIPALNNLLASFGIAFGDKILNGDFSIDGEQSRYASGTNIVRFPAGGFMHSFPLLDSSESGATQNLLLTGSSKEDPAVLGLLSIGDGRVGVYGDSNCLDSSHMVTNCYWLLKKMLDFTSSNIKDPVLFSKFSKRYSPVTTDEKQLPSRRTDVNFSTYSSVIGKELICQGDSRFEVWGTKGYNLHVRGRNRRLPGYRGIDLGRGLNSTVENTRPARYRSTREEGELSSSRSKYLGGLFNRDEIDMSFLVATRWIVPAGVAASGVLVLLSIWRIRQKKRRRRRASGSNRLA; encoded by the exons ATGACAACCTGGGGCATGGAACATTTGTTGCGGGTGTTATTGCTGGTCAAAATTCAGAATGTCTTGGTTTTGCCTCAGACACGGAGATCTATGCCTTCCGAGTGTTCACAGATAACCAG CTTGTTGCAGGTATCGTACACCTCATGGTTTCTTGACGCTTTCAATTATGCCATAGCAACAGATATGGATGTATTGAATTTGAGCATTGGGGGACCGGACTACTTAGATCTGCCTTTTGTAGAGAAG GTATGGGAAATAACAGCCAGCAATATCATTATGGTCTCAGCAATTGGAAATGATGGGCCACTTTACGGAACGTTAAATAATCCAGCTGACCAGAGTGATGTCATTGGTGTCGGTGGTATTGACTATGATGATCACATAGCTTCATTTTCATCTCGTGGCATGAGCACCTGGGAGATTCCTCATGG ATATGGCCGTGTCAAACCAGATGTGGTTGCATATGGCCGTGAAATTATGGGGTCCAAGATTAGCACTGGTTGTAAAAGCTTGTCTGGAACAAGTGTGGCCAGTCCTGTTGTTGCTGGTATTGTTTGTCTACTTGTAAGTGTTATTCCTGAAGCTAGTAGGAAGGACCTGCTTAATCCAGCAAGCATGAAGCAGGCGTTGGTCGAAGGTGCTGCTAAGCTTTCAGGTCCTAATATGTATGAGCAGGGTGCAGGAAGAGTTGATCT ATTAGAATCATATGAAATTCTAAAGAGCTACCACCCCCGAGCAAGCATCTTCCCGAGCATTCTTGACTATAATGATTGTCCATATTCCTGGCCCTTTTGTCGTCAGCCACTATATGCGGGTGCTATGCCTGTCATTTTCAACACGACAATTCTAAATGGTATGGGTGTCATTGGCTACATTGAAGGTGCACCAACATGGCATGCTGCAAACGAGGAAGGAAATCTTCTGAGCATTCACTTTAAGTACCCGGATGTCATATGGCCCTGGACTGGTTATCTAGCTATACACATGCAGATCAAGGAAGAAGGTGCACAATTCACAGGTGAAATAGAGGGTAATGTAACTGTGAAAGTCTATAGCCCACCAGCCCCTGGAGAAACTGGGCCTAGAAGAAGCACTTGCACTCTTCAGTTGAAACTGAAAGTTATTCCCACCCCACCACGAGCGAAACGTATATTGTGGGATCAATTTCACAGCATCAAATATCCTCCAGGGTATATTCCAAGAGACTCTTTGGATGTCCGCAATGACATTCTTGATTGGCATGGTGATCACCTGCATACAAACTATCACATCATGTTCAACATGTTACGTGATGCTGGGTACTATATCGAGACTCTTGGTTCTCCCCTTACATGTTTCGATGCTCAGCAATATGGAACTCTTTTGATGGTTGACCTTGAAGATGAATACTTTCCAGAAGAAATTGAAAAACTCAGATATGATGTCATCAATACAGGACTGGGTCTAATTGTGTTTGCTGAGTGGTATAATGTCGATACCATGGTGAAAATGAGGTTCTTCGATGATAACACACGCAGTTGGTGGACTCCAGTCACTGGAGGTGCAAATATTCCCGCACTGAATAACCTTCTTGCGTCTTTTGGAATTGCGTTTGGAGACAAGATTCTGAATGGGGATTTCAGTATTGACGGTGAGCAGAGTCGATATGCTTCTGGAACGAACATTGTCAGGTTTCCTGCTGGTGGGTTTATGCACAGTTTTCCTTTACTGGACAGCTCTGAGAGTGGTGCCACACAGAATCTGCTGCTAACAGGGTCCTCGAAG GAAGACCCTGCTGTTCTTGGGCTTTTGTCGATTGGTGATGGCCGAGTTGGTGTATATGGAGACTCAAATTGCCTGGACAGTAGCCACATGGTCACCAACTGCTACTGGCTCCTGAAGAAAATGCTAGATTTCACCAGTTCAAACATCAAAGACCCCGTGCTTTTCTCGAAGTTTTCTAAGAGATATTCACCCGTAACCACAGACGAGAAGCAACTGCCGTCTCGAAGAACTGATGTGAATTTTTCGACATACTCTTCTGTGATCGGAAAGGAGCTAATCTGTCAGGGCGACTCCAGATTTGAAGTATGGGGGACTAAAGGATATAACTTACACGTCAGAGGAAGGAACCGTAGATTGCCCGGCTATCGTGGCATTGATTTAGGTCGAGGCTTGAATTCTACAGTGGAGAATACAAGACCAGCACGTTATAGATCAACCAGGGAAGAAGGTGAACTAAGCTCTTCCAGGAGCAAGTATCTCGGAGGCCTGTTCAATAGAGACGAG ATTGACATGTCATTTCTTGTTGCTACTCGCTGGATAGTACCTGCTGGTGTTGCAGCTAGTG GAGTTCTAGTGCTACTAAGCATATGGAGGATCCGGCAGAAGAAGCGTAGGAGGAGAAGAGCATCTGGATCTAATCGTTTAGCCTAG
- the LOC106434371 gene encoding subtilisin-like protease SBT6.1 isoform X1 has protein sequence MKMLLAEASSSACRSSILVVLLSVFLFWRLRLNPQHATHSESEIATHASYIIRFKHYEPAETHRIYLESEVRSGGWGWIERNNPAAKYPTDFGVLWIEESGREAVVGEIERLAMVKDVSVEFRYQRVLLGGSFRDGEKLPGKIFTSMSFEGGADHSSNATSSRRLLAQKTQVTSMFGADVLWKKGYTGAKVKMAIFDTGIRADHPHFRNIKERTNWTNEDTLNDNLGHGTFVAGVIAGQNSECLGFASDTEIYAFRVFTDNQVSYTSWFLDAFNYAIATDMDVLNLSIGGPDYLDLPFVEKVWEITASNIIMVSAIGNDGPLYGTLNNPADQSDVIGVGGIDYDDHIASFSSRGMSTWEIPHGYGRVKPDVVAYGREIMGSKISTGCKSLSGTSVASPVVAGIVCLLVSVIPEASRKDLLNPASMKQALVEGAAKLSGPNMYEQGAGRVDLLESYEILKSYHPRASIFPSILDYNDCPYSWPFCRQPLYAGAMPVIFNTTILNGMGVIGYIEGAPTWHAANEEGNLLSIHFKYPDVIWPWTGYLAIHMQIKEEGAQFTGEIEGNVTVKVYSPPAPGETGPRRSTCTLQLKLKVIPTPPRAKRILWDQFHSIKYPPGYIPRDSLDVRNDILDWHGDHLHTNYHIMFNMLRDAGYYIETLGSPLTCFDAQQYGTLLMVDLEDEYFPEEIEKLRYDVINTGLGLIVFAEWYNVDTMVKMRFFDDNTRSWWTPVTGGANIPALNNLLASFGIAFGDKILNGDFSIDGEQSRYASGTNIVRFPAGGFMHSFPLLDSSESGATQNLLLTGSSKEDPAVLGLLSIGDGRVGVYGDSNCLDSSHMVTNCYWLLKKMLDFTSSNIKDPVLFSKFSKRYSPVTTDEKQLPSRRTDVNFSTYSSVIGKELICQGDSRFEVWGTKGYNLHVRGRNRRLPGYRGIDLGRGLNSTVENTRPARYRSTREEGELSSSRSKYLGGLFNRDEIDMSFLVATRWIVPAGVAASGVLVLLSIWRIRQKKRRRRRASGSNRLA, from the exons ATGAAGATGCTCCTCGCAGAAGCTTCTTCATCTGCCTGCAGATCCTCCATCCTCGTCGTTCTCCTCTCCGTTTTCCTCTTCTGGCGTCTCCGTCTCAACCCGCAGCACGCAACTCACTCCGAGTCCGAGATTGCGACGCACGCAAGCTACATAATCCGATTCAAGCACTACGAGCCGGCGGAGACTCATCGGATTTACCTCGAATCGGAGGTCCGATCCGGCGGTTGGGGGTGGATCGAGAGGAATAACCCGGCGGCGAAGTATCCGACGGACTTCGGCGTTCTATGGATCGAGGAGAGCGGGAGAGAGGCCGTCGTTGGAGAGATTGAGAGGCTGGCGATGGTGAAAGATGTGAGCGTTGAGTTTAGGTACCAGAGAGTTTTGCTTGGAGGATCTTTTCGCGACGGGGAGAAGCTTCCGGGGAAGATCTTCACTTCCATGTCTTTCGAAGGAGGTGCTGATCACTCTAGTAACGCCACGTCATCAAGGCGTCTTCTTGCTCAA aaGACTCAAGTGACGTCCATGTTTGGAGCAGATGTTCTCTGGAAGAAGGGGTACACTGGTGCTAAAGTCAAAATGGCTATATTTGATACTGGAATAAGAGCTGACCATCCCCATTTCCGTAACATCAAG GAGCGTACAAATTGGACAAATGAGGACACTTTGAATGACAACCTGGGGCATGGAACATTTGTTGCGGGTGTTATTGCTGGTCAAAATTCAGAATGTCTTGGTTTTGCCTCAGACACGGAGATCTATGCCTTCCGAGTGTTCACAGATAACCAG GTATCGTACACCTCATGGTTTCTTGACGCTTTCAATTATGCCATAGCAACAGATATGGATGTATTGAATTTGAGCATTGGGGGACCGGACTACTTAGATCTGCCTTTTGTAGAGAAG GTATGGGAAATAACAGCCAGCAATATCATTATGGTCTCAGCAATTGGAAATGATGGGCCACTTTACGGAACGTTAAATAATCCAGCTGACCAGAGTGATGTCATTGGTGTCGGTGGTATTGACTATGATGATCACATAGCTTCATTTTCATCTCGTGGCATGAGCACCTGGGAGATTCCTCATGG ATATGGCCGTGTCAAACCAGATGTGGTTGCATATGGCCGTGAAATTATGGGGTCCAAGATTAGCACTGGTTGTAAAAGCTTGTCTGGAACAAGTGTGGCCAGTCCTGTTGTTGCTGGTATTGTTTGTCTACTTGTAAGTGTTATTCCTGAAGCTAGTAGGAAGGACCTGCTTAATCCAGCAAGCATGAAGCAGGCGTTGGTCGAAGGTGCTGCTAAGCTTTCAGGTCCTAATATGTATGAGCAGGGTGCAGGAAGAGTTGATCT ATTAGAATCATATGAAATTCTAAAGAGCTACCACCCCCGAGCAAGCATCTTCCCGAGCATTCTTGACTATAATGATTGTCCATATTCCTGGCCCTTTTGTCGTCAGCCACTATATGCGGGTGCTATGCCTGTCATTTTCAACACGACAATTCTAAATGGTATGGGTGTCATTGGCTACATTGAAGGTGCACCAACATGGCATGCTGCAAACGAGGAAGGAAATCTTCTGAGCATTCACTTTAAGTACCCGGATGTCATATGGCCCTGGACTGGTTATCTAGCTATACACATGCAGATCAAGGAAGAAGGTGCACAATTCACAGGTGAAATAGAGGGTAATGTAACTGTGAAAGTCTATAGCCCACCAGCCCCTGGAGAAACTGGGCCTAGAAGAAGCACTTGCACTCTTCAGTTGAAACTGAAAGTTATTCCCACCCCACCACGAGCGAAACGTATATTGTGGGATCAATTTCACAGCATCAAATATCCTCCAGGGTATATTCCAAGAGACTCTTTGGATGTCCGCAATGACATTCTTGATTGGCATGGTGATCACCTGCATACAAACTATCACATCATGTTCAACATGTTACGTGATGCTGGGTACTATATCGAGACTCTTGGTTCTCCCCTTACATGTTTCGATGCTCAGCAATATGGAACTCTTTTGATGGTTGACCTTGAAGATGAATACTTTCCAGAAGAAATTGAAAAACTCAGATATGATGTCATCAATACAGGACTGGGTCTAATTGTGTTTGCTGAGTGGTATAATGTCGATACCATGGTGAAAATGAGGTTCTTCGATGATAACACACGCAGTTGGTGGACTCCAGTCACTGGAGGTGCAAATATTCCCGCACTGAATAACCTTCTTGCGTCTTTTGGAATTGCGTTTGGAGACAAGATTCTGAATGGGGATTTCAGTATTGACGGTGAGCAGAGTCGATATGCTTCTGGAACGAACATTGTCAGGTTTCCTGCTGGTGGGTTTATGCACAGTTTTCCTTTACTGGACAGCTCTGAGAGTGGTGCCACACAGAATCTGCTGCTAACAGGGTCCTCGAAG GAAGACCCTGCTGTTCTTGGGCTTTTGTCGATTGGTGATGGCCGAGTTGGTGTATATGGAGACTCAAATTGCCTGGACAGTAGCCACATGGTCACCAACTGCTACTGGCTCCTGAAGAAAATGCTAGATTTCACCAGTTCAAACATCAAAGACCCCGTGCTTTTCTCGAAGTTTTCTAAGAGATATTCACCCGTAACCACAGACGAGAAGCAACTGCCGTCTCGAAGAACTGATGTGAATTTTTCGACATACTCTTCTGTGATCGGAAAGGAGCTAATCTGTCAGGGCGACTCCAGATTTGAAGTATGGGGGACTAAAGGATATAACTTACACGTCAGAGGAAGGAACCGTAGATTGCCCGGCTATCGTGGCATTGATTTAGGTCGAGGCTTGAATTCTACAGTGGAGAATACAAGACCAGCACGTTATAGATCAACCAGGGAAGAAGGTGAACTAAGCTCTTCCAGGAGCAAGTATCTCGGAGGCCTGTTCAATAGAGACGAG ATTGACATGTCATTTCTTGTTGCTACTCGCTGGATAGTACCTGCTGGTGTTGCAGCTAGTG GAGTTCTAGTGCTACTAAGCATATGGAGGATCCGGCAGAAGAAGCGTAGGAGGAGAAGAGCATCTGGATCTAATCGTTTAGCCTAG
- the LOC106434378 gene encoding dolichyl-diphosphooligosaccharide--protein glycosyltransferase subunit STT3A: MAAVESLPPGTPSAMRNAFGTVLSALILVLIGVLAFSIRLFSVIKYESVIHEFDPYFNYRVTQFLSKNGIYEFWNWFDDRTWYPLGRVIGGTVYPGLTLTAGTIWWVLNAINIPLSVETVCVFTAPVFSAFASWATYLLTKEVKGSGAGLAAAALLAMVPSYISRSVAGSYDNEAVAIFALIFTFYLYIKTLNTGSLFYATLNAIAYFYMVCSWGGYTFIINLIPMHVLLCIVTGRYSPRLYIAYAPLVVLGTLLAALVPVVGFNAVLTSEHFASFLVFIIIHVVALVYYIKGILTPKMFKVAVTLVVSIGLVVCLIVVAVLVALVASSPTGGWSGRSLSLLDPTYASKYIPIIASVSEHQPPTWPSYFMDINVLAFLVPAGIIACFSPLSDASSFVVLYIVMSVYFSGVMVRLMLVLAPAACIMSGIALSQAFDVFTGSIKYQLSSKSKDDAEDNTSTKNAPKDDASSGKADKGEEVAKERLSKKGKKKEREPAEKPSVKSKIVKKKALVLPLEASIVALLLLIMLGAFYVIHCVWAAAEAYSAPSIVLTSQSHDGLHVFDDFRESYAWLSHNTDVDDKVASWWDYGYQTTAMANRTVIVDNNTWNNTHIATVGTAMSSPEKAAWEIFNSLDVKYVLVVFGGVIGYPSDDINKFLWMVRIGGGEFPHIKEADYLRDGQYRIDSEATPTMLNCLMYKLCYYRFVETDGKGYDRVRRTEIGKKHFKLTHFEEVFTSHHWMVRIYKLKPQKNRIRGRVKKLKQKTTSGVSSKSVKKNPWM, encoded by the exons ATGGCGGCTGTAGAGAGCCTACCTCCCGGAACGCCGTCTGCGATGAGGAACGCTTTCGGGACCGTTCTGTCAGCTCTGATCCTCGTCCTCATTGGTGTCCTCGCTTTCTCGATCCGACTCTTCTCC GTGATAAAGTATGAAAGTGTGATTCATGAGTTTGATCCTTACTTCAATTATAGAGTCACTCAG TTCTTATCGAAGAATGGAATATACGAATTCTGGAATTGGTTTGATGATCGGACCTG gTATCCTCTTGGCCGTGTGATTGGAGGAACTGTTTACCCTGGCTTAACATTGACTGCTGGAACTATCTGGTG GGTCTTGAATGCAATAAACATTCCTCTGTCAGTAGAGACTGTTTGTGTCTTCACTGCACCTGTGTTTTCTGCTTTTGCATCATGGGCGACTTACCTTTTGACCAAG GAAGTTAAGGGTTCCGGTGCAGGATTAGCAGCCGCTGCTCTTTTGGCCATG GTTCCCTCTTATATATCCCGGTCTGTAGCTGGGAGCTACGACAACGAAGCTGTTGCCATTTTTGCTTTGATCTTCACTTTTTATCTTTACATAAag ACACTAAATACAGGTTCCTTGTTTTATGCCACCCTGAATGCCATTGCATACTTTTACATG GTATGTTCGTGGGGAGGTTACACCTTCATTATCAATCTGATACCAATGCACGTGCTTCTGTGCATTGTAACTGGCCGATACTCTCCACGACTATACATTGCCTATGCTCCTTTG GTTGTGTTAGGCACGCTGTTAGCTGCGTTGGTACCTGTTGTTGGCTTCAATGCGGTTTTGACGTCTGAACATTTTGCCTCGTTCTTG GTTTTCATTATCATCCATGTAGTAGCACTCGTATACTATATCAAAGGCATTCTTACTCCTAAAATGTTCAAAGTTGCTGTGACACTTGTTGTATCTATCGGCCT GGTTGTGTGTCTCATAGTTGTGGCAGTTCTTGTGGCACTGGTGGCTTCAAGTCCAACAGGAGGATGGAGTGGTAGGAGTTTGAGTCTACTTGATCC AACTTATGCAAGCAAGTATATTCCAATTATCGCAAGTGTCAGTGAGCATCAACCTCCAACTTGGCCGTCCTATTTCATGGATATCAATGTTTTGGCTTTCTTGGTCCCTGCTGGCATCATT GCGTGCTTTTCGCCTCTGTCTGATGCGAGCTCTTTCGTGGTCCTCTATATTGTAATGTCTGTATACTTCTCCGGAGTTATG GTTCGTCTTATGCTCGTGCTTGCTCCAGCAGCATGCATCATGTCTGGAATTGCGCTCTCTCAAGCTTTTGATGTTTTCACGGGTTCCATCAAATACCAGTTATCGTCTAAATCCAAAGATGAT GCAGAGGACAACACTTCTACAAAAAATGCCCCAAAAGATGATGCTTCTTCTGGTAAGGCTGACAAGGGTGAAGAAGTTGCAAAAGAACGGTTGTCAAAAAAGggcaagaagaaagagagagaaccTGCTGAGAAACCTTCTGTGAAGTCTAAGATTGTGAAGAAAAAGGCTCTTGTTTTGCCTCTTGAAGCCTCTATAGTTGCGCTTCTTCTCCTTATAATGTTGGGTGCTTTCTATGTG ATTCATTGTGTTTGGGCAGCTGCAGAAGCATACTCAGCTCCATCAATAGTTTTGACATCTCAATCGCACGATGGCCTTCAcgtttttgatgattttagagagtCTTATGCATGGTTAAGCCATAATACTGACGTGGATGACAAA GTGGCGTCATGGTGGGACTATGGTTATCAGACGACAGCTATGGCTAATAGAACTGTTATTGTTGACAACAACACCTGGAATAATACTCACATTGCAACTGTTGGCACTGCCATGTCATCTCCAGAAAAGGCGGCGTGGGAAATTTTCAACTCCTTGGATGTGAAATACGTTCTTGTCGTCTTTGGTG GTGTGATTGGTTACCCAAGTGATGATATTAATAAGTTTCTGTGGATGGTGCGTATTGGAGGCGGCGAGTTTCCTCATATAAAGGAAGCTGATTATCTG AGAGATGGTCAATACCGGATTGATTCAGAGGCCACGCCAACAATGTTGAACTGTCTTATGTACAAGCTCTGCTACTACAG GTTTGTAGAGACAGATGGTAAAGGCTATGATCGAGTCAGGCGGACAGAGATTGGGAAGAAACATTTCAAGCTCACACATTTCGAAGAG GTTTTCACGAGTCACCATTGGATGGTTCGGATATACAAGCTGAAACCTCAAAAGAACAGGATTCGTGGTAGAGTAAAGAAGCTGAAACAG AAAACAACCTCTGGAGTGAGCTCAAAATCAGTGAAGAAGAATCCGTGGATGTAG
- the LOC106434386 gene encoding protein sym-1: protein MLSPATLSRKTPNPFNSLGFSGNNTSHFNRRSNLTEAGSSRALSFGHKLNCGGRVNWSGRSGTVFGHLCRVYSVSGGSSGDSGGIGGSGGGGGGGGGEGSGGNGNKWSFLSWYLSLLSNYPVLTKAVTSAILTLIGDLICQLTINRTSSLDKKRTLTFTILGLGLVGPALHFWYLYLSKVVTASGLSGAVLRLLLDQFVFAPVFVGVFLSAVVTLEGKPSNVIPKLKQEWTGAVVANWQLWIPFQFLNFRFVPQNFQVLASNVVALAWNVILSFKAHKEVVAK from the exons ATGCTTAGCCCCGCCACTCTCTCCCGGAAAACACCGAACCCTTTCAACTCTCTCGGGTTTTCCGGTAATAACACATCGCACTTCAACCGAAGGAGCAATCTTACTGAAGCTGGTTCAAGCAGGGCTCTTTCGTTTGGGCACAAACTGAATTGTGGTGGTCGTGTCAATTGGTCTGGGCGTTCCGGTACCGTGTTTGGACATCTGTGTCGAGTCTATTCGGTCTCAGGTGGAAGTTCAGGTGACTCCGGCGGAATTGGTGGTTcaggtggaggtggtggtggtggtggaggtgaaGGCAGTGGCGGAAACGGTAACAAGTGGTCATTTCTGTCAtg GTACCTGTCTCTTCTATCAAACTATCCTGTTTTGACCAAAGCTGTGACATCAGCAATTTTGACACTCATTGGTGATTTGATCTGTCAG CTTACAATCAATAGAACCTCATCTCTGGACAAAAAGAGGACACTCACGTTTACCATATTGGGATTAGGACTAGTCGGTCCAGCATTGCATTTCTG GTATTTGTATTTGAGCAAAGTGGTGACAGCTTCCGGATTATCAGGCGCAGTTCTGAGACTTTTACTGGACCAG TTTGTTTTTGCTCCTGTTTTTGTTGGAGTTTTCTTATCAGCTGTTGTGACACTTGAAGGAAAACCATCAAATGTCATACCGAAGCTGAAGCAG GAGTGGACTGGTGCAGTGGTAGCAAATTGGCAGCTATGGATACCATTTCAGTTTCTTAACTTCAGATTTGTTCCACAAAACTTTCAG GTGCTCGCTTCAAACGTAGTGGCATTGGCTTGGAATGTGATTTTATCATTCAAAGCTCACAAAGAAGTTGTTGCAAAATAG
- the LOC106434397 gene encoding mitochondrial dicarboxylate/tricarboxylate transporter DTC translates to MAEEKKVAPIGIWTAVKPFVNGGASGMLATCVIQPIDMIKVRIQLGQGSAASVTTTMLKNEGIGAFYKGLSAGLLRQATYTTARLGSFKMLTAKASEANDGKPLPLYQKALCGLTAGAIGACVGSPADLALIRMQADNTLPLAQRRNYTNAFHALYRISADEGVLALWKGCGPTVVRAMALNMGMLASYDQSAEYMRDNLGLGETSTVVGASAVSGFCAAACSLPFDFVKTQIQKMQPDAQGKYPYTGSLDCAMQTLKSGGPLKFYTGFPVYCVRIAPHVMMTWIFLNQITKFQKNIGM, encoded by the exons ATGGCGGAGGAGAAGAAAGTAGCTCCGATTGGTATCTGGACTGCCGTGAAGCCTTTCGTCAATGGCGGTGCCTCTGGTATGCTCGCCACTTGCGTTATCCAGCCTATTGACATGATCAAG GTGAGGATTCAACTAGGTCAGGGATCTGCAGCTAGTGTGACCACCACCATGTTGAAGAATGAAGGTATCGGTGCCTTCTACAAG GGATTATCAGCTGGTTTGCTGAGGCAAGCAACTTACACCACAGCCCGTCTTGGATCATTCAA GATGCTGACTGCGAAAGCAAGTGAGGCTAACGATGGGAAGCCACTACCGCTTTATCAGAAGGCTCTATGTGGTCTGACAGCTGGTGCTATTGGTGCCTGCGTTGGTAGTCCAGCCGATTTAGCGCTTATCAGAATGCAAGCTGATAACACTTTGCCGTTAGCTCAGCGCAGGAACTATACCAACGCCTTCCATGCGCTTTACCGTATTAGCGCTGATGAAGGAGTTTTGGCGCTTTGGAAAGGTTGTGGGCCAACTGTGGTCAGAGCAATGGCTTTGAACATGGGGATGCTTGCGTCTTATGATCAAAGTGCTGAGTATATGAGAGATAATCTTGGTCTTGGGGAGACATCCACAGTCGTAG GAGCAAGTGCTGTTTCTGGATTCTGCGCTGCGGCTTGCAGTCTTCCATTTGACTTTGTCAAAACACAGATCCAAAAAATGCAACCCGACGCTCAGGGTAAATATCCATACACTGGTTCGCTGGACTGTGCGATGCAAACCTTGAAATCAGGAGGACCTTTGAAATTCTACACAGGCTTTCCGGTTTACTGCGTCAGGATCGCCCCTCATGTCATG ATGACTTGGATCTTTTTGAACCAGATTACAAAGTTCCAAAAGAACATTGGGATGTGA